One Arthrobacter sp. FW306-07-I genomic window carries:
- a CDS encoding cytochrome ubiquinol oxidase subunit I: protein MDALEIARWQFGITTVYHFMMVPLTIGLGLVVAVIQTAWYRTGKPEYLRMTKFWGKLFLINFIMGVATGIVQEFQFGMAWSEYSRFVGDVFGAPLALEALLAFFVESTFLGLWIFGWKQLKPAIHLACLWVAVIGSALSAYFIIVANSWMQHPVGVEMINGRPVMTDAWAVFTNNTALVAVPHTLFGALAVAGGFLLGIAWYHLWRRRHDGVDTVGADGRVIPGEDVRIPGRDRADHNVWIRSLRIGAVVAMISFAGTAVTGDLQGKLMFQQQPMKMAAAEAACHDGTGFSVLSVGNVGSRNCDDVVAVIEVPGILSFLAKGDFTTEVKGVNTLLPEYQANYGTHLPDNPIYGERAGQEIQYVPVMEVTYWGFRMMIGFGGLAALAALVALWLTRKGTVPESRWLMRLAVFGILAPFGANAAGWIFTEMGRQPFVVAPNPDPSGIDQVFMFTAAAVSPGVSAGELIASLVALTAVYAVLLVVEVKLLVKYIRGGVVSAMPELGHAPADENEDETPGSGGNTGPKPADDVLAFAY from the coding sequence ATGGACGCCTTGGAAATCGCACGCTGGCAATTCGGAATCACCACCGTCTACCACTTCATGATGGTGCCGCTGACCATCGGCCTGGGCCTCGTGGTGGCCGTCATCCAGACAGCCTGGTACCGCACCGGCAAGCCCGAATACCTGCGCATGACCAAGTTCTGGGGAAAGCTGTTCCTCATCAACTTCATCATGGGCGTGGCCACGGGCATCGTGCAGGAGTTCCAGTTCGGCATGGCCTGGAGCGAGTACAGCCGCTTCGTGGGGGATGTGTTCGGGGCGCCCCTGGCCCTGGAAGCGCTCCTGGCCTTCTTCGTGGAGTCCACCTTCCTCGGCCTGTGGATCTTCGGCTGGAAGCAGCTCAAGCCGGCCATCCACCTGGCCTGCCTCTGGGTGGCCGTCATCGGATCAGCACTCTCCGCCTACTTCATCATCGTGGCGAACAGCTGGATGCAGCACCCGGTAGGGGTGGAAATGATCAACGGCCGGCCCGTCATGACCGACGCCTGGGCCGTCTTCACCAACAACACCGCGCTTGTGGCCGTTCCGCACACCCTGTTCGGCGCCCTCGCCGTGGCAGGCGGCTTCCTCCTGGGCATCGCCTGGTACCACCTGTGGCGGCGGCGGCACGACGGCGTTGACACCGTGGGTGCAGACGGCCGGGTGATCCCCGGTGAAGACGTCCGCATTCCCGGCCGCGACCGCGCCGATCACAACGTCTGGATCCGTTCCCTGCGCATCGGTGCCGTGGTCGCCATGATCTCGTTCGCCGGCACCGCCGTCACCGGCGACCTCCAGGGCAAGCTGATGTTCCAGCAGCAGCCCATGAAGATGGCCGCGGCGGAGGCCGCCTGCCACGACGGTACCGGCTTCTCCGTCCTGAGCGTCGGGAACGTCGGCTCCAGGAACTGCGACGACGTGGTGGCCGTAATCGAGGTTCCGGGCATCCTGTCCTTCCTGGCCAAGGGCGACTTCACCACCGAGGTCAAGGGCGTCAACACCCTGCTGCCGGAGTACCAGGCCAATTACGGAACCCACCTGCCGGACAACCCGATCTACGGCGAGCGCGCAGGCCAGGAAATCCAGTACGTCCCTGTCATGGAAGTCACCTACTGGGGCTTCCGGATGATGATCGGCTTTGGCGGCCTCGCCGCCCTGGCAGCACTGGTGGCCCTCTGGCTCACCCGCAAGGGGACCGTGCCGGAATCCCGGTGGCTCATGCGTCTGGCAGTCTTCGGCATCCTGGCCCCCTTCGGCGCCAATGCCGCCGGCTGGATCTTCACCGAGATGGGCCGCCAGCCCTTCGTCGTGGCGCCCAACCCGGACCCCAGCGGAATCGACCAGGTGTTCATGTTCACCGCCGCCGCCGTATCCCCGGGTGTCTCCGCAGGGGAACTCATTGCCTCGCTGGTGGCACTGACCGCCGTGTACGCCGTCCTGCTGGTGGTGGAAGTCAAGCTGCTGGTCAAGTACATCCGCGGGGGTGTGGTGTCCGCGATGCCGGAACTCGGCCACGCACCGGCGGACGAGAACGAGGACGAAACACCCGGTTCCGGCGGCAACACCGGGCCCAAACCTGCCGACGACGTCCTGGCCTTCGCCTACTAG
- the cydB gene encoding cytochrome d ubiquinol oxidase subunit II: MELLPTIWFIAIAVLWTGYLFLEGFDLGVGMLMKLFARNNTERRVLLNTIGPVWDGNEVWLLTAGGATFAAFPLWYASLFSALYLPLLVVLLALIFRAVAFEYRGKVDTDSWRNRWDWAIALGSFFAAFGVGAALALTTTGLPLNANGDREGGPMAWFSGYALLGGLAVVGFSLLHALAFLALKTDGDVRHRARRWFVRLLPVLLLPIAAWALAIQFLDGKPWTWAAVVLAVGAAATAWLLARNGSEGRAFLALGAFLILGTASIFGAVFPVVLPSTLDSAFDLTISNASSSDYTLGLMSIVAAFGLPLVIAYQAWTYWVFRRRVSAAHIPEAHSFLPAIAAKAFTTKG; this comes from the coding sequence ATGGAACTGCTTCCCACCATATGGTTCATCGCCATCGCGGTGCTGTGGACCGGCTACCTCTTCCTGGAAGGCTTCGACCTGGGGGTCGGGATGCTGATGAAGCTCTTCGCCCGCAACAACACCGAGCGCCGGGTACTGCTGAACACCATCGGGCCTGTGTGGGACGGCAACGAGGTGTGGCTGCTGACCGCCGGCGGCGCCACCTTCGCCGCCTTTCCCCTCTGGTACGCCTCGCTGTTCTCCGCGCTCTACCTCCCCCTCCTGGTGGTGCTGCTGGCCCTGATCTTCCGGGCGGTCGCATTCGAATACCGGGGCAAAGTGGACACGGACAGCTGGCGGAACCGCTGGGACTGGGCCATCGCGCTGGGCTCCTTCTTCGCGGCGTTCGGCGTGGGCGCCGCCCTGGCCCTCACCACCACCGGGCTTCCGCTGAATGCCAACGGCGACCGGGAAGGCGGCCCCATGGCCTGGTTCAGCGGCTACGCCCTGCTGGGCGGCCTTGCCGTCGTGGGCTTCTCACTCCTCCATGCCCTGGCCTTCCTGGCCCTCAAGACCGACGGCGACGTCCGCCACCGTGCCCGCCGGTGGTTCGTGCGGCTGCTGCCGGTCCTGCTCCTGCCCATCGCCGCATGGGCCCTTGCCATCCAGTTCCTGGACGGCAAGCCGTGGACCTGGGCCGCCGTCGTACTGGCCGTTGGCGCTGCCGCCACCGCCTGGCTGCTGGCCCGGAACGGCTCCGAGGGCAGGGCCTTCCTGGCCCTTGGCGCCTTCCTGATCCTGGGCACCGCATCCATCTTCGGGGCCGTGTTCCCGGTGGTGCTGCCCTCCACGCTGGACAGCGCCTTTGACCTCACCATCTCCAACGCTTCATCCTCGGACTACACCCTGGGGCTGATGAGCATTGTGGCGGCCTTTGGGCTTCCCCTGGTGATCGCCTACCAGGCCTGGACCTACTGGGTGTTCCGCCGCCGCGTCAGCGCTGCGCACATTCCCGAAGCCCACAGCTTCCTCCCTGCCATCGCCGCCAAAGCCTTCACCACCAAGGGCTGA
- the cydD gene encoding thiol reductant ABC exporter subunit CydD, producing MRPTFPTGPATRSAIYWLGLLAALKALSLILIGQAVASVLAGLAEGNEAWAQQLTPGAVGVVLRSLTVWGQAVAARRAALGVKEELRAELLERALRSGVRGTGPGDGGLAVLATRGLDALDSYYTQFLPALVNCAAVPLLLGARILFADWVSALVIVLTVPLIPVFMVLIGRYTEDNVRQAQASLARLSGHMLELAKGLPVLVGLGRATAQRKALEEISEEYRSRTMGTLRTAFLSALALELIATISVAVVAVFIGVRLVHGGMPLEAGLLALLLAPDCYLPLRELGTAHHASDDGRVALAETAAVTDAPEPAPLPAAKAGRPGAPLEVTALTVTYPGRSGAAVGPLSFTAPQDRITALDGPSGAGKSTVLGVLAGTIGNGGEPDAAGTSITGYINGLDRGAVAWVPQHPVMVAGKVLDEVLLYLSPDARHGPDRFTAESAARGCLERAGAGHLAGKHQAELSPGELRRVALARGLARIDAGATLLLLDEPTAHLDDASAVIVENAIRRLRGEVTVILVAHNQRTRQLADVLVPVGPAGTTPEVPHAGISALLADNAGTAGSTRSNGTPATDTGVDGGTDARRVRPVRPARSAAPSADPRAARLLAALLAPVRGKFAAAAFVGTLAAVFAVALSGLSGWLIIRASEQPPILYLLTAIVGVRFFGIGRAVFRYWERLLLHDAVFAALTRLRGRLWESLSRRALSLRRLLQGGNVLGTVIDDVDTVRDLLPRVVLPPVTALAVSVLAVAATGTLVPAALPAVVGAAVSGLLLAPAAALWGDRKSASAEQALRSGVLRRVTAALDARAELHANGVAPRVLDALLAEDRDATRASQRSAWADGLGHAVATAACGAAALAAAWLAGPEVLAARVAPAIAAVVVLLLLALVEPFAAMTTAVRQFPALRAVMRRVGESGALEEGGDASDGLQPVPARAGGAPGIELVDLAAAWPGGSPVFSGVDAEAAPGRWLAVTGPSGSGKSTLLSVLLGFLPPASGQVRVTGRAAWCPQDAHLFDSTIRGNLLLGRPSTGGASAGRDEELDAVLAAVGLAGLVGRLPAGLDTRIGPGGAFLSGGERQRLAVARTLLTGAEVILLDEPTAHLDAESAAAMLADLRSGLRDRTVVLVTHNPADIQAGDGRLDLSEFSGQARAPLARLR from the coding sequence GTGCGGCCAACCTTCCCCACAGGCCCGGCCACCCGGTCCGCAATCTACTGGCTGGGACTGCTGGCCGCGCTCAAGGCCCTGTCCCTGATCCTCATCGGCCAGGCGGTGGCCTCCGTCCTGGCCGGCCTCGCCGAGGGGAACGAGGCCTGGGCACAGCAGCTCACTCCAGGTGCCGTCGGCGTCGTCCTCCGCTCCCTGACCGTCTGGGGGCAGGCCGTCGCCGCCCGCCGCGCAGCCCTGGGGGTCAAGGAGGAGCTTCGCGCCGAACTGTTGGAGCGGGCCTTGCGAAGCGGGGTGCGGGGAACCGGTCCCGGCGACGGCGGCCTGGCCGTCCTGGCCACCCGCGGCCTGGATGCGCTGGACAGCTACTACACCCAGTTCCTCCCGGCGCTGGTCAACTGCGCCGCCGTTCCGCTGTTGCTCGGGGCCCGGATCCTCTTCGCAGACTGGGTCAGCGCGCTGGTCATCGTGCTGACGGTCCCGTTGATCCCGGTGTTCATGGTGCTGATCGGCCGCTACACCGAAGACAACGTGCGGCAGGCCCAGGCCTCGCTGGCGCGGCTGTCCGGCCACATGCTGGAGCTCGCCAAGGGCCTGCCGGTCCTGGTGGGACTGGGCCGGGCCACCGCGCAGCGCAAGGCCCTGGAGGAGATCTCCGAGGAATACCGCTCGCGCACCATGGGCACCCTCCGGACCGCGTTCCTGTCCGCCCTGGCCCTGGAACTCATCGCCACCATCTCGGTGGCCGTGGTGGCGGTCTTCATTGGCGTCCGGCTGGTCCACGGCGGCATGCCGCTGGAGGCGGGCCTGCTGGCACTCCTCCTGGCCCCGGACTGCTACCTTCCGCTGCGGGAACTGGGCACCGCCCACCACGCCAGCGACGACGGCCGGGTGGCGCTCGCGGAAACAGCCGCCGTGACGGATGCGCCTGAACCGGCGCCGTTGCCGGCCGCCAAGGCCGGCAGGCCGGGCGCGCCGCTGGAGGTCACCGCCCTCACGGTGACCTATCCCGGGCGGTCCGGAGCCGCCGTCGGACCCCTCTCCTTCACCGCACCCCAGGACAGGATCACCGCCCTGGACGGGCCCAGCGGCGCCGGCAAGAGCACTGTCCTGGGTGTACTGGCCGGCACCATCGGCAACGGCGGCGAACCGGATGCGGCAGGAACCAGCATTACCGGGTACATCAACGGCCTGGACCGTGGCGCCGTGGCCTGGGTGCCGCAGCATCCGGTCATGGTCGCCGGAAAGGTCCTGGACGAGGTGCTGCTGTACCTCTCACCGGACGCCAGGCACGGCCCGGACCGGTTCACGGCCGAAAGCGCCGCCCGCGGCTGCCTGGAACGCGCAGGAGCCGGCCACCTCGCCGGGAAGCACCAGGCGGAGCTGAGCCCGGGTGAGCTGCGGCGCGTGGCACTGGCCCGAGGCCTGGCCCGGATCGACGCTGGTGCCACCCTCCTGCTGCTGGACGAGCCCACGGCGCACCTGGACGACGCCTCGGCCGTCATCGTCGAGAACGCCATCCGGCGGCTCCGCGGCGAGGTCACCGTGATCCTGGTGGCCCACAACCAGCGCACCCGGCAGCTGGCAGACGTCCTGGTGCCGGTCGGCCCTGCCGGTACGACACCGGAGGTACCGCATGCCGGCATTTCCGCGCTCCTGGCAGACAACGCCGGCACCGCCGGCAGCACAAGGTCGAATGGCACGCCCGCCACAGACACCGGCGTCGACGGCGGAACGGACGCCAGGCGCGTCAGGCCCGTCCGCCCCGCCCGGAGTGCCGCTCCTAGTGCCGATCCCCGGGCCGCCCGCCTCCTGGCCGCGCTCCTGGCACCGGTCCGGGGCAAGTTCGCGGCGGCGGCCTTCGTCGGCACCCTGGCGGCCGTCTTCGCCGTCGCGCTTTCCGGCCTGTCTGGCTGGCTCATCATCCGGGCCAGCGAGCAGCCGCCCATCCTCTACCTCCTGACGGCCATTGTCGGCGTCCGGTTCTTTGGCATCGGCCGCGCCGTGTTCCGCTATTGGGAGCGGCTGCTGCTGCACGATGCCGTGTTCGCCGCCCTGACCCGCCTGCGCGGACGGCTGTGGGAGTCCCTGAGCCGCAGGGCGCTGTCGCTGCGCCGGCTCCTGCAGGGCGGCAACGTGCTGGGTACGGTGATCGACGACGTCGACACCGTCCGCGACCTCCTGCCGCGCGTGGTCCTGCCGCCGGTCACGGCGCTTGCGGTGTCCGTCCTTGCCGTGGCCGCCACCGGAACCTTGGTGCCGGCCGCCCTTCCCGCAGTGGTTGGGGCTGCGGTCAGTGGCCTGCTGCTGGCGCCCGCAGCCGCCCTGTGGGGTGACCGGAAGTCCGCCAGTGCCGAGCAGGCCCTGCGCTCCGGCGTCCTGCGCCGCGTCACGGCAGCCCTGGACGCACGGGCCGAACTGCACGCCAACGGTGTGGCGCCCCGCGTCCTTGACGCATTGCTGGCCGAGGACCGGGACGCCACCCGCGCCTCCCAGCGGTCCGCCTGGGCCGACGGGCTGGGACACGCCGTCGCCACGGCCGCCTGCGGTGCTGCCGCGTTGGCTGCAGCCTGGCTGGCCGGGCCCGAAGTCCTTGCAGCCAGGGTTGCCCCGGCCATCGCGGCCGTGGTGGTCCTCCTGCTGCTGGCGCTGGTGGAACCCTTCGCAGCAATGACGACGGCGGTGCGCCAGTTCCCGGCGCTCCGTGCCGTCATGCGCCGGGTGGGGGAGTCGGGGGCGCTTGAAGAAGGCGGCGACGCGTCCGACGGGTTGCAGCCCGTTCCCGCCAGGGCCGGCGGTGCGCCAGGCATCGAACTGGTGGACCTGGCTGCGGCCTGGCCGGGTGGCTCCCCGGTCTTCTCGGGCGTGGATGCGGAGGCAGCACCCGGGCGCTGGCTGGCGGTCACCGGACCCTCAGGCTCCGGCAAATCCACGCTGCTCTCGGTGCTGCTGGGTTTCCTGCCGCCCGCTTCCGGCCAGGTGAGGGTGACCGGCCGGGCGGCGTGGTGCCCGCAGGATGCACACCTGTTCGACTCCACCATCCGCGGCAACCTGCTGCTGGGCAGGCCGTCCACCGGCGGCGCCTCTGCGGGACGTGACGAAGAGCTGGACGCCGTCCTGGCCGCCGTCGGACTGGCCGGGCTGGTTGGCCGGCTGCCGGCGGGGCTGGACACGCGGATCGGCCCGGGGGGTGCTTTCCTGAGCGGCGGCGAGCGCCAGCGCCTGGCTGTGGCCCGGACCCTGCTGACCGGTGCGGAGGTGATCCTGCTGGATGAGCCCACCGCCCACCTGGACGCGGAGTCCGCCGCCGCCATGCTCGCGGACCTGCGTTCCGGGCTGCGGGACCGCACGGTGGTGCTGGTCACCCACAACCCGGCGGACATCCAGGCCGGTGACGGGCGCCTTGACCTGTCGGAATTCTCGGGACAGGCGCGGGCACCGCTGGCGCGTTTGCGCTGA
- a CDS encoding DinB family protein codes for MPIVPDAKDWTWVLSRPCPECSFNASSATPATVPGSIESMIPRWLAVLRRPDATQRPNDDTWSAVEYACHVRDVFTLFVQRLNLMLTADDARFADWDQDRTAVEKDYANADPSEVGPELAAEGHEAAESFAGVPEEDWGRKGLRSNGSEFTVLTLSQYFLHDVFHHLHDVNG; via the coding sequence ATGCCTATCGTTCCCGATGCCAAGGACTGGACCTGGGTCCTGTCCCGCCCCTGCCCGGAATGCTCCTTCAACGCCTCCTCAGCCACACCGGCAACGGTCCCGGGCAGCATCGAAAGCATGATTCCGCGATGGCTGGCCGTCCTGCGCCGGCCGGACGCGACCCAGCGCCCCAACGACGACACCTGGTCCGCGGTTGAGTACGCCTGCCACGTGCGGGACGTCTTCACCCTGTTCGTCCAGCGGCTGAACCTGATGCTCACGGCGGATGATGCCCGCTTCGCGGACTGGGACCAGGACCGGACAGCGGTCGAAAAGGACTACGCCAACGCCGACCCGTCGGAAGTGGGCCCGGAACTGGCGGCAGAAGGACACGAGGCGGCCGAGTCGTTCGCCGGCGTCCCCGAAGAGGACTGGGGACGCAAAGGGCTGCGCAGCAACGGCTCGGAGTTCACCGTCCTGACGCTCTCCCAATACTTCCTGCACGACGTCTTCCATCACCTGCACGACGTCAACGGCTAG
- a CDS encoding ABC transporter ATP-binding protein, translated as MSPETSMGAQSTDGESMVRLAGLTKRFGRNTALDDVSLTIGPGEVFGYLGPNGAGKTTTIRLLMGMLRPSAGTAAVLGLDAWRQSRDVHRLVGYVPGEPALYDRLTGNQHVAYCSHLRHRDDRKGAAEVAVRLDLDLDRPARTLSRGNRQKLAVVLAVMSRPRLLVLDEPTSGIDPLVQQVFHSILREHTADGGSALFSSHVLGEVERVADRIGVVRGGKLVAVERLQDLAARSLHRVRARFTDGVSAAEFAGVPGVRDLQVDGRTLSCNAPQAALDALLKLVSAREVEDFECSEAPLEEMFLSYYGIDQQPGHASAAETESVSGTAVGHAG; from the coding sequence ATGAGCCCGGAAACGAGCATGGGCGCGCAAAGCACGGACGGGGAAAGCATGGTGCGGCTGGCCGGCCTGACCAAGCGGTTTGGCCGGAACACAGCGCTCGACGATGTCAGCCTCACCATCGGGCCAGGCGAGGTGTTTGGCTACCTGGGCCCGAACGGGGCAGGCAAAACCACCACCATCCGCCTCCTGATGGGGATGCTGCGGCCTTCGGCGGGAACAGCGGCCGTACTGGGACTGGATGCCTGGCGGCAGTCGCGGGACGTCCACCGCCTGGTGGGCTACGTGCCCGGCGAGCCGGCGCTGTACGACCGCCTCACCGGCAACCAGCACGTCGCCTACTGCTCCCACCTGCGGCACCGCGACGACCGGAAAGGGGCAGCGGAGGTCGCGGTCCGGCTGGACCTGGACCTGGACCGGCCGGCCCGCACGTTGTCGCGCGGGAACCGCCAGAAGCTCGCCGTGGTCCTGGCCGTGATGTCGCGGCCACGGCTGCTGGTGCTGGACGAACCAACGAGCGGAATCGATCCGCTGGTGCAGCAGGTTTTCCATTCCATCCTGCGTGAGCACACTGCCGACGGCGGTTCAGCCTTGTTCTCCTCCCACGTCCTGGGCGAGGTGGAGCGTGTGGCGGACCGAATCGGAGTGGTGCGCGGTGGAAAACTGGTGGCGGTGGAACGGTTGCAGGACCTTGCCGCCCGCTCCCTGCACCGGGTGCGGGCCCGTTTCACCGACGGGGTCTCTGCGGCGGAGTTTGCCGGTGTTCCCGGGGTGCGGGATCTGCAGGTTGACGGCCGCACGTTGAGCTGCAACGCCCCGCAGGCCGCCCTGGATGCACTGCTCAAGCTGGTCAGCGCCAGGGAAGTGGAGGACTTCGAATGTTCCGAGGCCCCGCTGGAGGAGATGTTCCTGAGCTACTACGGGATTGACCAGCAACCCGGCCACGCGTCCGCCGCCGAGACGGAAAGCGTGTCCGGAACGGCGGTGGGCCATGCTGGCTAA
- a CDS encoding ABC transporter permease subunit, with translation MLANVLLKTLRDQGRVLLAWAVSLALIVATYAAIWPSVKSQPSMSDFIDQMPEAFRSLFATSSADMSTPTGYIQVELLSFMGPIAVLIYAISAGAGSIGGEEDRHTMDLLLGNPVGRGRVVVDKFFAMVLGTFLLAAVMGLSLVIEGNMADLVLPPDKVAAAMLHLALLGVVFGSLALGLSASTGRTGLSRGIPAVLAVLAYIVNALAPLVEAFRRIQKASPFYQYVGQDPLRKGPAWDSVLVSALTIAVLLALAVAGFRRRDVAG, from the coding sequence ATGCTGGCTAACGTCCTGCTGAAGACGCTCCGGGACCAGGGGAGGGTGCTGCTGGCATGGGCCGTCTCCCTGGCGCTGATTGTGGCCACGTACGCAGCCATCTGGCCGTCCGTGAAGTCGCAGCCGTCCATGAGTGACTTCATCGACCAAATGCCGGAGGCGTTCCGGTCGCTGTTCGCCACATCCAGCGCCGACATGTCCACTCCCACGGGCTATATCCAGGTGGAGCTGCTGTCCTTCATGGGGCCGATCGCCGTGCTGATCTACGCCATCAGCGCCGGGGCCGGGTCGATTGGCGGGGAAGAGGACCGGCACACCATGGACCTGCTGCTTGGCAACCCGGTGGGCCGGGGCAGGGTGGTGGTGGACAAGTTCTTCGCCATGGTGCTGGGCACCTTCCTGCTGGCCGCCGTGATGGGGCTGTCGCTGGTGATTGAGGGCAACATGGCGGACCTTGTCCTGCCGCCGGACAAGGTGGCTGCCGCCATGCTGCACCTGGCACTGCTGGGCGTGGTTTTCGGATCCCTGGCCCTCGGCTTGTCGGCGTCCACAGGGCGGACCGGCCTCAGCCGCGGAATTCCCGCCGTGCTGGCGGTTCTTGCCTACATCGTCAACGCGCTTGCACCGCTGGTGGAGGCCTTCCGCCGGATCCAAAAGGCCTCACCGTTCTACCAGTACGTTGGCCAGGACCCGTTGCGGAAGGGGCCCGCGTGGGACAGCGTGCTGGTGTCCGCCCTCACCATTGCGGTGCTGTTGGCGCTCGCCGTCGCGGGCTTTCGGCGCAGGGACGTGGCGGGTTGA
- a CDS encoding DNA gyrase/topoisomerase IV subunit A: protein MARRQSPAPIADENYTENIVDIDVTSEMQGSFLEYAYSVIYSRALPDARDGLKPVQRRILYMMSDMGLRPDRGHVKSARVVGEVMGKLHPHGDAAIYDAMVRMAQDFSLRLPLIDGHGNFGSLDDGPAAPRYTEARLAAAALTLTNHLDEDVVDFVPNYDNQLTQPDVLPAAFPNLLVNGATGIAVGMATNMAPHNLVEVISAARHLIANPDATLDDLMRFVPGPDLPSGGRIVGLDGIRDAYATGRGSFKTRAKVEIEQLSARRTGLVVTELPYMVGPEKVIEKIKDAVNAKKLTGISDIVDLTDRKHGLRLVIELKNGFNPNAVLQQLYRYTPMEDSFGINNVTLVDGQPQTLGLVDLLSVYVNHRINVVRRRTVFRLGKKKDRLHLVEGLLIAIVDIDEVIQIIRSSDEAAAARERLMSIYDLTEVQANYILELRLRQLTKYSRIELEKEQDELRREIAELQAILDSEELLRTVVSDELGAIAEEHGTPRRTVLLESEAVSPTVAAELAGANGKKGKPTPLSLEIADDPCWAILTASGQVARTSNQEPLAEAGPRSKHDVYTSVVKTSARGEIAAVTSLGRMLRLQVMDMPVLAPMAGLPNLAGGVPAKEFLTLVKGESLVAFVRLDEVLAIGTAQGVVKRVQPDYPLNREDWEVITLKDKDFVVGVAPASADDVDLVFLTREAQLLKFPASAVRPQGRTAGGVAGIKLAAGDQVIFFGAVQPKDEAAVVVTIAGTNGALPGTAPGTAKVTAFSEYPAKGRATAGVRSHRFLKGEDMLLLAWAGHGPAKASSAAGVARSLPQEHGRRDGSGVPLSQAVEAVGPAMAWPDGASEDD, encoded by the coding sequence GATGTCACCTCCGAGATGCAGGGCTCGTTCCTGGAGTACGCGTACTCAGTGATCTACTCGCGCGCGCTCCCGGACGCCCGTGACGGGCTCAAGCCGGTGCAGCGGCGCATCCTCTACATGATGAGCGACATGGGCCTGCGCCCCGACCGCGGCCACGTCAAGAGCGCCCGCGTGGTGGGCGAGGTCATGGGAAAGCTGCACCCACACGGCGACGCCGCCATTTACGACGCCATGGTGCGCATGGCGCAGGACTTCTCGCTGCGCCTCCCCCTGATTGACGGGCACGGCAACTTCGGCTCGCTCGACGACGGCCCCGCAGCACCGCGGTACACGGAAGCGAGGCTGGCGGCGGCCGCCCTCACGCTCACCAACCACCTCGACGAAGACGTGGTGGACTTCGTCCCGAACTACGACAACCAGCTCACCCAGCCGGACGTCCTGCCTGCCGCTTTCCCCAACCTGCTGGTCAACGGCGCCACCGGCATCGCCGTCGGCATGGCCACCAACATGGCCCCGCACAACCTGGTGGAAGTCATCTCCGCCGCCCGGCACCTGATCGCCAACCCGGACGCCACCCTGGATGACCTCATGCGGTTCGTTCCGGGCCCGGACCTGCCCAGCGGCGGCCGGATCGTCGGCCTGGACGGCATCCGCGACGCCTACGCCACCGGCCGTGGATCCTTCAAGACCCGCGCCAAGGTGGAGATCGAACAACTTTCCGCGCGCCGCACCGGCCTGGTGGTCACGGAACTGCCGTACATGGTGGGCCCGGAAAAGGTGATCGAAAAGATCAAGGACGCGGTCAACGCCAAGAAGCTGACCGGCATCAGCGACATCGTGGACCTGACCGACCGCAAGCACGGGCTCCGGCTGGTCATCGAGCTCAAGAACGGCTTCAACCCCAACGCCGTGCTGCAGCAGCTTTACCGGTACACGCCGATGGAGGACTCCTTCGGCATCAACAACGTCACCCTGGTGGACGGCCAGCCGCAGACTCTGGGCTTGGTGGACCTCTTGTCCGTCTACGTCAACCACCGCATCAACGTGGTCCGCCGCCGGACCGTGTTCCGCCTGGGGAAGAAGAAGGACCGGCTGCACCTGGTGGAGGGCCTCCTCATCGCCATCGTGGACATCGACGAGGTCATCCAGATCATCCGGTCCTCGGACGAGGCTGCTGCGGCCCGTGAACGGCTGATGTCCATCTACGACCTCACCGAGGTCCAGGCCAACTACATCCTGGAACTGCGCCTGCGCCAGCTCACCAAGTACTCCCGGATCGAGCTGGAAAAGGAACAGGACGAACTGCGCCGCGAGATCGCCGAGCTGCAGGCAATCCTGGACTCCGAGGAACTGCTGCGCACGGTGGTCTCCGACGAACTCGGCGCCATCGCCGAGGAGCACGGTACGCCCCGCAGGACCGTCCTGCTGGAATCCGAGGCCGTCTCCCCCACCGTGGCCGCCGAACTTGCCGGGGCCAACGGGAAGAAGGGCAAGCCCACTCCACTGTCCCTGGAGATTGCGGACGACCCCTGCTGGGCCATCCTCACAGCCTCCGGGCAGGTGGCCCGCACCAGCAACCAGGAACCGCTGGCCGAGGCCGGTCCCCGCAGCAAGCACGACGTCTACACCTCGGTGGTGAAGACGTCGGCCCGGGGCGAGATTGCGGCCGTCACCTCGCTGGGCCGCATGCTCCGGCTGCAGGTCATGGACATGCCCGTGCTCGCGCCCATGGCCGGGCTGCCCAACCTCGCCGGCGGCGTTCCGGCCAAGGAGTTCCTCACCCTGGTGAAGGGCGAGTCCCTGGTGGCGTTCGTGCGCCTGGACGAGGTCCTGGCCATCGGCACCGCCCAGGGCGTGGTGAAACGCGTCCAGCCGGACTATCCGCTGAACCGCGAGGACTGGGAAGTCATCACCCTCAAGGACAAGGACTTCGTGGTGGGCGTGGCTCCGGCCAGCGCAGACGACGTCGACCTGGTGTTCCTCACCCGGGAGGCCCAGCTGCTGAAGTTCCCCGCATCCGCCGTCCGTCCCCAGGGGCGTACCGCCGGCGGCGTGGCGGGAATCAAACTGGCCGCGGGTGACCAGGTGATCTTCTTCGGTGCCGTGCAGCCCAAGGACGAGGCCGCCGTCGTGGTAACCATCGCCGGGACCAACGGCGCCCTCCCTGGCACGGCTCCAGGCACGGCGAAGGTCACCGCCTTCTCCGAATACCCGGCCAAGGGACGCGCCACCGCCGGGGTTCGGTCACACCGTTTCCTGAAAGGCGAGGACATGCTGCTGCTCGCCTGGGCAGGACACGGCCCGGCGAAGGCGTCATCCGCCGCCGGCGTGGCAAGGTCCCTGCCCCAGGAGCACGGCCGCCGTGACGGATCGGGCGTCCCGCTCTCCCAGGCCGTGGAAGCGGTGGGCCCGGCCATGGCCTGGCCGGACGGAGCATCCGAGGACGACTAG